The genomic DNA CAACTGTACGTTTGGTGTCATGGGGATATTAAAAAACTGTGGAAGAACTCACTTGCAGTATTGGCCTGTCAGATTCTGGGGGCAGAGGCATGCGTAGCTCTGGAAACCTTTGAGGCACGTGGCGCCGTTTCCGCAATTGCTGTTTTCACACATGTCAACTTCCGCATCACACTGTTCACCACTGTACcccagatcacacacacacttgaatcCCCCGGGTAGGTTGGTGCAGTTGCCGTAGATGCAGGGGCTGGAGATGCAGGTGTCTGTTGGGTCTTGACACAGTGGCCCTGTCCACTCGGAGGGACATGTGCAGTGATGCAGGTCAAACAggtcctcacacacaccctcgtTCTCGCAAGGGTTGGCTGCACACACACCGGCTCCCCAGCAGCTGTATCGTGGGGCAGCATTGCTGTTTATCCTCGCAAACTGCTCCTCCTGAGGTCTGGGGAGGTTCAACTCTGTGTCCAGgtggaaaggaagaggaaggccTCCAATCTCCACTGGGCCCAGACAGCCAGACAGGTTCACTCCAGCGTCCAGACTCAGTCCCCCCAGGAAGATGTCTGTACCCACCCTAAGAAAATCCAGGCCCCCGGCAGCTGTTTTGGACCTGCTTAGCTCCTCCTTGCCTCCATCCACAGCCATGATCCACCTGGAGGTTGGGAGTATCTGGCTCTCCATGCGGAGCTCCACAGTGTGCCACTTTCCATCACTGATTGGACCCTGGCTTTGAACGGTCACCTTGTGGTAATCCATGCCATCCCCAGCCTGGAGCTCCATGAGCAAATGAGAGTCCAGGAGGGAGACGGTGAGATAGTCGGAGTCCTTTTGTGCATGCAGTAAGGTGGCAGCGGACTGTCTTGTGCGGAAGCTGAGGGAGACACTGCTGAGGTCGTGTTTAATCTTCCCATTGCTTTGATACTGCAAAACGCTGCTTTCAACCCGAAATGTCACGTTAGACaaacctggaggagagagatggaagagacttagtgaagtgaaattaaatgttacTATTTACTGTAGTTTCcccattcatttaatttattccAGTGCCAATGTATAATACTTACTATAACTATCCCCACTGAACATTAAAGCCTCTGAAAACGTGGTTTCAAATCTTAAAGAGTAATTTAACACCAGGCTGTAAAGGAGTTACTGCCCTCTCTGAATGTTTCACACAGCAGGAAGGCAAAAAGtcaaaccactggaggtcagcaaaaacaagattttcagggggtgtTAACTTAGTCTCAACGGCATTATATTCTCATGTCTAAATAGTCAACAATCAAAGTTTTGGGGGAAATCCTTTGTTATCATTCTTAAAGTGaaaatctgcttcatcaggaatATGTGAGTTTAGACTTGATTTGCAGTTGCCTGGCAAAATAAGCAATATTTTGATGCAAACATTGCTCAATCCATGGTATTGGTAGCATGTGACATCAtatttttccaactgagcccctGAGCCTTCAAACCAGCcaaattaaaagctttaaaCTGTTTAAAGTAGGGCGGTTTCAAACGTTAACATCTGTTATGTCTGTTAAAGTGCACAACACACTATGGGTGAACTGCATATTATGTCATCTGCTGGGTCATTCATCAAGGAATCCACAAAAAACTGTGGAAAAGGGCTTCCAAAATGGGTCAGTagtaacacaaagagaaaacgTGAGAAAACTTAACATGCTAAATGTTCGTACAAATACAGGCACTTGGACTGGCAGCTATACTCTGGATCAAcacctcccctccttttctctttgtgaaCATGTGACATCTCCAGGAGGACTTGTCATCATAAACTTCCACAGGCATGTGGCGGTAGACTTAATCTGACCAGGGATTATCACTTCTTAGAGGAATCCTTTGTCGGATCCCTGCCTCAACTCTGTTCCCTTCTGTAATCAGCCACACTGTAATTAATAGGCGCCTGCACCAGTAAGTGCCCTGAAGGGACCGCGCACTGCAGACAGTCCCTTCAGTGGATACAAACCAACATCAGAAATGTGATAGTATAATAAAAGGCTCACACATTTAGTATGAATCCTTTTTCTTGGCAATGTTTTTACGTGTCAAGGACAGGAATAGCAACGGTGGCTGCACACAACATACTATTCCTAGCATAGATCCCATTCCTTGGTCATTCTTAGAGAGTCTCTGAGACTTTTTCATCCCACGCTCATGTATTTTTGAGGCAATGTTCTTTCTAAGACAGGAGTTGTGCAACAACAGGTGCTTGTCTCAGGACACTCACACTCAAAGCCCTGAGAGCGGGGTTGACAAACAGCAGTGGCGGGGCAAGGAGACAGCTCACACCATTTCACCTCCTCACAACGCTGCCCTGCAGTGTTAGGGGGGCAGTTACAGATGAAATCGTCCCACATGGAGTAACACACTCCCCCGTTGAGACAGGGGTTGAcctaatgaaaagaaaaaaacagccacaaaatCAAGACAAGGAATGAAAGTGTGTCACTGGCTCATCACAGACAATACAATGAACGTGACAGCATTGATGTAACTCACAGCACAGGCATTGTCACTGCTGCATCCTTGTCCTACGTTGATGAGTTGCTCCAGGCTGTAAGATTCCACTGGAGTTGCCATGGGATAGAACTGCAGTCGTTTGCTGTTAATCCTCAGATCCTGGACACATCCCTTAAAGTAGCCACCAAACGAGGCAGAGGCCCTTGAGTCTGGTAGCCCCCCAACGAAAGCCAGATCCCCAGGATGGGCCTGGATGGGCCTAATGTGCATGGAGCCCTGGCTCTGGGCGGACTGGAACAAGATGGCTTCCATGCCCTCCagcttcacagtcaccagatgGAAATGGCCGTCACTGACCATACCCCGACCAACAAGGGTCTCAAAGTTGTTGATCTGAACTTTGACCTTGCCCTCTTCCAGCCACAGGCGGAGGTACTGGCTGGTGCTGTTGGCCAGGATGAGGAGCAGGCCGCTGGACTGTCTGGTGCGAATAAACATGGATATAGCCACAGTATCACCTGGGTCATCGTCTAATGAGAAGACAGCATAACTCTCCAGGTCTTTGTTTCCAAACCTTGCAGTGATATACTCTGCGCGGGcacagggaagagagaggaaaagccaTGAAAGTCAAACTTAAACGAAACTGAATGAAAAGTACACCTTAAAGGAGCAGTATGACACTTTGGGAATTAcccttatttgttttctgtcactctcgtgtctgtccattatatatgaagctacagccagcagccggttagcttagtttagcttaaagactggaaacagggggaaccagctagcctggctctgttgaaatgttacaaaatcctccttccagcacctctaaagctcacttatgAGCAGGTATATCTCGTTTTTTAAATCATCtgtccaaaaaaacaacaacgaaGTACCATTTTATGGGGGGGGGTTAAGTGCTACACTATTTCTTGGCGGGAGGTATCTTCCAGGCATCTCCGCTGTTATTATTCGATTTTATGATTATAATGGTGTAAGTTGTAACGCTGCCAGAAGTGGTGAGGCCTCCTCAGAGCAAAAAAAGGAATCTTATCTTTTCAGACATAACTAAGGTTTGCTTAAGTGGTTGTGGTTAATGGGGGCTCAGGTTTTCTTAGAAGACAGAGGCAAAAAGGAAGAGTAAAACATTCGATTTTTGTTCAGCTATCAATGTTATGGACGATAAGCTGTTCATTAACTTAATAAAAGCTTGTTTTGGGTGAGGTTATGGACTATTTCCAGcattgttttgacaaagaaCATTGCTTGCTGTTTATTGAAAAGAAGAAGCTGCTGAGGATACCAGCCAGCTAAAATGCCTCTGCGTGGCGTGAGTCCACAAGACTCCATTTGTCAAAGTGAAGGCATTCCAGGTGAGCTACTGAAACCCACGTTTTTTTAATCCTTGGCCCAGGTGTTGCTGAACGCCTTCTAATTGAATAACTCTGTGCTATTTCTACTAGCACTGTAAGCTCCTTTAAAGTCTACTGACTTTATCTTTAACTTTATCATCCTGCGGGGTGACTCTCTTTATAGCTAACCATTGAGGTTTCTGCAGTGACGTGACTGAGGTTGAACTTGACTTGACCTGTACCTGTTTTAACAGCATGTAATTCTGTCATTTACTCTACACACATAGCATTTAAATGTCAGTCAAAACATTTCTAGATATTTCTGTTCATACAGTTAAGAATTCTGTTTTATGTTAATCTAATCctcatttaaaacatattacGCCAATGAGACCTACACTCTCAAAGCAATATGCCAGTCAAACACATCATAAATCAATTTCATGATCCTCGGGTAACTCGTTTGTCATAACCCCactattttataaatataatataacatgtcTTAGAGATGTAACGCTGCCAAAAGTGGTGAGGCCTCCTCagagcaaaaaaataaatcttatctTTTGAAACATAACTTAGGTTTGCTTCAGTGGATGTGGATAATGGGGGCTCAGGAAGATAAGATTTTGGGAACTGAAACACTCTACTGGTTGGATCCAACTGGAATGCAGtggtgttagtgtgtgtgtgtgtgtgtgtgtgtacgtcttACCCTCTGCACAGTCGTTTCCCTCATGTGGCCTGTGGCACTCACACATGTAGTTCCTCCAGCCTCGGCTCACACAGCGCCCTCGGTTCTGACACGGGCTGTCATCGCACTTGTCTTTGTCGCTGCATCCTACAGTGATGTTTGCCTGGGTGTCTGAATCTTCTGACACTATAACAGGTAGCACCAGATGTGAGTCCACAAACACATCTCTGAAGCAGCCCAGAAAAGCTGGCGGGTAGTCTGCTTCATCCACTGCTCTGCCCAAACCCCAGTTCCCCCCGGCTGCTCCTATGAAGAGGCTTTGACGAACTGTTCCTGGCTCGGGGAGAGCAGTGGCCTGCTCAAGCAGCTGGACTTCAGTGCCGGAGTCTCTGGTGCAGCTTCCTTCAGTGCAGAGCAGTCTGATGAGGCTGACCACACCGCCCAACGACGATTCCACCGTGTGCCACTTGTTGTTGGACAAGTACTCTGGCAGCTCCTGCACCAGCGTGCTGGAGCCTTTACCTCTCAGGCTGCGGAGACAGAGATGTCCGTCCATCAGCTCAATGCTGAGGAGCAGGTCGTCCACTCTGCGCTGCAAGAGGGTGCCGACTGGTCTTGCTGTCCTGAAGCTGAATGTCACATTAAGAGGAGTCTCTGGGTCCAGAAGCTGAGTCTCTATGTACATGTGGCCTCTGGACTCAAATGAGAAGACGGTAGGGGTCTGACATTTAGGGCCTGTGAAGCCAGCAAGGCAGATACATGTATAAGTGTGCTGGTCATTGACAAGTAAGGGTGAGCATATTCCTCCATTCTCGCATTGGTTGTCATCACAGCCTGAAAGTGCAGTTGTGCAGGTCTGTCCCCCATACAGAAGCCCATTGTGGCTTTGTTGGGAGCAAAGGCAGCTGAAACCTCCATTGTGGCTCTCACATACACCACCATTTTGGCATGGCTGCTGTTCGCATCCATTGATGTCCTCATGGGCAAAAGTGcctggagagaaaaatacactCCAATATTACTTCttaaaacaatcacaaataaatgcaaattaataCAATGCATGCAAATCTTAAACCCATGTGTCAATGAGGTTCAGCACACAGTCACAAATGTGTCAGTAAATTAACCCAAAATAAAGATGAGcaccccaaaaaaacaacaacaacaaaaaacagaaacaacaggaAAGTATAAAAAACGAATAGAGAAATCTAGAATTTAAGCAactgtacaaacacattttgtgcatTACACTATGTACTTGCTGGACACCTCAGCCAAACTGTATAATATGACAATGATCAGGTAAGATGACAATCAGAAAAATATGCCAATCATTATCTTATTGAAACAACACATCTAAGGCTATATTGGATAAAAGATATGATAAACTTTTGCAAATAATATTCATCTCTGATTAtaatacacatactgtatccaGAAATTACCTGCATAAAGCAACCacaacatccacacatgcacGCTGAATCTAAATCTCAACATTGTCctcaacaagtcctccaaattcCTAGATGTTTGGCAATATCTTCATTTTAGGTCAAAGGCAGGTAGGGAATActtgtgtgtgcagctccatcTTCAGCTCTACTCCTCCGTGCATGTATGGGTTCACGGGAATGCTTGGCGCGCTGCAAGCCATGCAGATAGGAGGGATTAAGCTAATGCACTTACAATGTCTTACACATTAAATGTGTTGGCGAAGGGAGGGGTTCATCCAGGAGGCTAATTTGAGCAAGTCCAAACATCTTCCCTAGACTGAACTCTGATGTACATTTATATAAGTGACACCTGATTAAAACTATTGGATGTAAGAGTTTTGGAACAGATGGCGAACCTTACCTGAGCAGAGGCACAAACTGAAATTCAGTTCCTCTTTATTACAACTTCAGTCGTCTGTAGAGGGAAATGACCCCACAATTCAGCTACACATACTACATACAATACACACCTTGAAACATGGACATGAACACaagatgcatgtgtgcacatgcacgcacacgtGTACTCCAGACCATGTCTTCAGTTGAGTACTATTTGGCTGCAGCAGTTGGCTGGAACGAGGCCCAGTCTTAGTCTAAGTAAACTTAGGCCAGTGGTTCTAATCTTGGAAGTATCTCTGTCATTAAAACGTCACTGACGTCATCACAAGTAATTTCTCTGAAGAGCTCTAAGAGCATTCAATCTGCTCATTAGTAATACTAATGGCCTTACTGTTCTTTTCAGTGTTACTTTTTCCTCTATCTCAGGTTTTACAATGGCACCCACAGTATGTTACAGCCCAGAATTTGGGGCCATGATccaatatgtaaaataaaaacaactattaaatAAAGTGCAAGTTTGTCATTATACTAGAGcatatgtttttttgggggggaaatatGCAAATATAACTGGTgtatttgaacacatttttaaatcGACAGATGGCAataccacaatttaaaaatactctgttacaagtcctgcattcaaaatcttacttaagtaaaaataagtACTGTAAGTACTATCaacaaaataagtaaaagtactcactatgctgtaattttaaatattaatttgcAGAGTAACTTCTAACTttagctgtcagacaaatgtagtggagtaaaaagtacaaagttTTTGTCAGGAAACGGGCAAGAAAACATCACTACAGACCCACAAGCTGTTCTAACTTCTCCCCTCTGGTGCGCGCTAGAACACTGTATGTCAAAACAACTAAACACGAGAACAGTCTCTTTCCACAGGCCATCACTATGATGAACAGTTAAATCAGTCATACAGTGTCAATAACCctgtaacaataaaacatccatttatcacttataaatgataaattatttataatttttttatttacagcttaaaatacaaactgtgcTTTAACATATACATATCATCCATCTATAAATCctgcacatacatatacatgtatacactgTACATAACCACCCActtcatgtatataaagtaatctAGTACTTTACTCATTCAATATTCATTCCTTTGCACtacttgtatttgtttacaacctACAGAACACTTGCAGAGCATGTCTTTTTGTAGATTTTTATAAATAAGCTACAACTATTTTTCACCTACGTGTATGTACATAAAAGttcttgttgtcttttttttttttttttaggtgtatgtctttttctatcttcctgtaaattattctgtgtgtaagtacattgagagcaacttaaaaccgatgtcaaattccttgtatgttcATGCACACTCGGCCAATAAAGCTGAATTACTCTAGtaaagtacctcagaattgtactcaagtacaatacATATCCTATTTAGTTGCTTTCTACCACTGTAAAAGACTGAGAAAGTGGTTGGTGACATGATAACAGCTAACGGTAGTGTGCCATTAGCTTTCAGACTAAATTACCCATGGTACCCTCGTTTTATGAACCCTCGCGTGAACCTAATGAAATTGCTCGACAACACGTCCTACTCGTTTAATTCGTGTTTGACTTTTCATGCGTTACATACAAAATTAGCCAAGAAAGGTATACAAGTTTATTTATCTATCGCTATTTCgctcatgtttgtttgtgtttacgtCACTAAACAAGAGCATTAGAGGACAAAAGCTGAAACAGCCAATGGGCGGACGGTTTGTTACGGTGTCCGACATTTCTGCTAGGATGGGAAGGTGGGGCGTTACCATAGACTGTATGAAAGGCCGTTACAGATATTAAGGAAATTATTATTCTTCCGTGTATGTTCCACATTACTAATGTCAGCTGGAGTGTACAGTGCTTTGTAAACGGGCACGTAACGTATCTTTAAGGtaagatgttttaaaaaaaacgtcCCGTTACAAACGTTAGCTTCCGGGGTAGCAGTAAGGGTCGTTTGTCAACACTCTCCTCGGAGGGGGGCCCGCCCGTCTGACTGATAACATAATGTTAGGGGTCCTCGAGGTGGAGAGCGAATTTGCAAATGCAACCGTCTTGACAGTTAAGAACTCAGGATAGCAATACGGTCACTAGCTTAATTTCACATTTCCGTCAGGCCTATGTTGTCTGTTGAGTGCAGTGTTTATAACAATTGTTTGTTCTTTCTGCTTTGCATTAATGAATAGGAGACATATACCTCAAACGTTAGCAATAAGTCGTAATTTTGCATCTTTTCATGCACCGTTTTCATATTTATGATAACTTTTCTCCACAATGTCCCCTTCATGTCAGCTTCATGCTGTTAATACCAATGTTATGACGTCAAAGTCAGGTACAATTGCATGCTAAGCCATTTGCCTATCAAATCTGTATCAAAACCCATTACTTGGGAGAGTGAGCATCTCTGCAGGTTCAATCGTagtattgtttttattcctctggTTTTCAGGAGTGACTCATGGTTGGCTAACAGACACACCAATGAAGAAAAGGCCTTGTAATCCTCTGCGCCCCAAACGCAGCAGGCAGGTCAGTGCCAGCAATGAAGAGTCGGGCACTGTGCTGGGCTCCAACACCCCCTCAAACTATGAAACTGCCCCACAATCAACCTCTGAAATCAGGCACCTGGCTATGACGCAGCACAGTCACAACCTCCTCAAGTTCTTGAATGAGGACCGGACCCGGCAGAGGTTCTGTGATGTGTCGGTGTCTGTTGGTGGGAAGCTCTACAGTGCCCACAAGGTGGTGTTGGCCCATGGGAGCAGCTACTTCCATGCTGAGCTGTCCAAGAACCCTGCTACAGTGCATGTGACTCTGGACCATGTGGAGGACTCTGTTTTCCAGCACCTGCTTGGCTTTTTGTACACCTCTGAGTGCATTGTCGCAGAGACGGACCTCCCGGCTGTAACTGAAGCGGCCCGATTCCTGGACATGATGGACATActaaagctgctgtgtgaagaAGGGGACAACAACACTTTATGTGTGATCCAGGCACAGGATGAGATAAGAGGGTCTCCTGAAGTGGAAATTACCTCCAGTGACTCACCAGCAGGTGACACAGACACCCAGATCCCATTTGATGTTCAGTGCACCATGTGCAGTCGCCAGTTTAGCACGGAAAACTCCCTGCAGAACCACTTGGCTGAGAGTCACGCTGATGCACAGCAGGTAACCCcaactgagaaagaaaagacggCAGGTCAGAGGACTGCTACCACACGGAGATCAGCCCGCAGGAGGAGAACACCCTCCAAGTATCAGAGAGACGATGTGGAGTACACTATCAACACtcctgaggaaaaacaaaggacTGTATCACCAAGACagcaagatgaagaaaaagtgGAAGAAGCAGGAAAGGTGGCTGTGGAAAACCAAGCACCCAAACTGGACGAGAACGAGACCTCTAAACCAGTTCAGGGGGAAGATGTAGTGgacgaggagggggaggaggaagaggaaggagacatGAATGAGGACGTGGTTGCTCAGAGGAAAGTTGTTGAGGTTTATGCAGGTCAGCAGGGTTCAGATGTAGAAAGGGCAGAGCACCAGGCTGTTCCGGAGGTGAAAGCGCATGTGCTAGCAGCAGGAAGCTCTACCCAGAGTCCAGTGTACCCTGAGGGTCTGGCTCCAGTCATCATCCAAACCTCCAGCAAGAAGACTCTGAAGTGCCCCAAATGTGACAAGACCTTTGACCGTGCAGGTGGGAACCATGGAATAAGGTCTAGattatcagtgttttcattaaTGTTGTCTCTTGTAGTAGCAGTATTGTAGTGCCATGTTTAATGACTGATACTAATGTCTcaaatgtgttgtgttgatACAGTATATTAACTGATATCCCTTTCCTGCATTTTTAGGGAAGTATGAGAGTCACACCAGAGtgcacacaggagagaaaccatTCCAGTGTGACATCTGTCTTCAGCGCTACTCCACCAAGTCTAACCTGACCGTACACAAGAAGAAGCATGCCGGCGACGCTCCCTTCCAGAAGAAGGAGCACAAATGCCCCTTCTGTAGCAAACTCCATGCCAGCAAGAAAACCCTGGCTAAGCATGTCAGGAGGTGAGACGTGGCAGTATCACATATaacaaccctaaccctttacATCGGTAATTTCTGTGTCTTTACTTGTAAATCAGTTCCCACTGATGCAGATAGTAGCTAACTGTAGTATCTTGCTAGCTGACAATTGTTGTTGTAAACATCTGATTTGCACACAACCTTATCTATCCCCTGTTTATTTTAGTCACTTCATAACATATGTTGCTGGCAGAGTTAAGGAAATAAGAAACAGTCAAAACAATTGTTTTCAAGTTAACAGGTTTTGAATTTTGGAAACATTGCTACTTTTTATGACATTGTCTTTGCACGGCCAACAGTTTCACAAAGTTAATTTTGACTATATTATGACTATATTTCTAAGTTGTACGTTTTAGAAAAAACCCCCCGATACATTTTG from Enoplosus armatus isolate fEnoArm2 chromosome 14, fEnoArm2.hap1, whole genome shotgun sequence includes the following:
- the LOC139296434 gene encoding protein crumbs homolog 1-like, giving the protein MAPNSGLNLEDLLRTMLRFRFSVHVWMLWLLYAGTFAHEDINGCEQQPCQNGGVCESHNGGFSCLCSQQSHNGLLYGGQTCTTALSGCDDNQCENGGICSPLLVNDQHTYTCICLAGFTGPKCQTPTVFSFESRGHMYIETQLLDPETPLNVTFSFRTARPVGTLLQRRVDDLLLSIELMDGHLCLRSLRGKGSSTLVQELPEYLSNNKWHTVESSLGGVVSLIRLLCTEGSCTRDSGTEVQLLEQATALPEPGTVRQSLFIGAAGGNWGLGRAVDEADYPPAFLGCFRDVFVDSHLVLPVIVSEDSDTQANITVGCSDKDKCDDSPCQNRGRCVSRGWRNYMCECHRPHEGNDCAEEYITARFGNKDLESYAVFSLDDDPGDTVAISMFIRTRQSSGLLLILANSTSQYLRLWLEEGKVKVQINNFETLVGRGMVSDGHFHLVTVKLEGMEAILFQSAQSQGSMHIRPIQAHPGDLAFVGGLPDSRASASFGGYFKGCVQDLRINSKRLQFYPMATPVESYSLEQLINVGQGCSSDNACAVNPCLNGGVCYSMWDDFICNCPPNTAGQRCEEVKWCELSPCPATAVCQPRSQGFECLSNVTFRVESSVLQYQSNGKIKHDLSSVSLSFRTRQSAATLLHAQKDSDYLTVSLLDSHLLMELQAGDGMDYHKVTVQSQGPISDGKWHTVELRMESQILPTSRWIMAVDGGKEELSRSKTAAGGLDFLRVGTDIFLGGLSLDAGVNLSGCLGPVEIGGLPLPFHLDTELNLPRPQEEQFARINSNAAPRYSCWGAGVCAANPCENEGVCEDLFDLHHCTCPSEWTGPLCQDPTDTCISSPCIYGNCTNLPGGFKCVCDLGYSGEQCDAEVDMCENSNCGNGATCLKGFQSYACLCPQNLTGQYCNEKIPEIPWYIETNPLPQLPVSTCMGTRWNYSCFNGGNCSEADNTCYCLPGFTGQWCEKDVDECASHPCMNGGFCVNYVNSFECVCDMNYSGIHCQIDVSDFYLYLFMGLWQNLFQLVSYLVIRLDDEPEIEWGFHVND
- the zbtb41 gene encoding zinc finger and BTB domain-containing protein 41, which encodes MKKRPCNPLRPKRSRQVSASNEESGTVLGSNTPSNYETAPQSTSEIRHLAMTQHSHNLLKFLNEDRTRQRFCDVSVSVGGKLYSAHKVVLAHGSSYFHAELSKNPATVHVTLDHVEDSVFQHLLGFLYTSECIVAETDLPAVTEAARFLDMMDILKLLCEEGDNNTLCVIQAQDEIRGSPEVEITSSDSPAGDTDTQIPFDVQCTMCSRQFSTENSLQNHLAESHADAQQVTPTEKEKTAGQRTATTRRSARRRRTPSKYQRDDVEYTINTPEEKQRTVSPRQQDEEKVEEAGKVAVENQAPKLDENETSKPVQGEDVVDEEGEEEEEGDMNEDVVAQRKVVEVYAGQQGSDVERAEHQAVPEVKAHVLAAGSSTQSPVYPEGLAPVIIQTSSKKTLKCPKCDKTFDRAGKYESHTRVHTGEKPFQCDICLQRYSTKSNLTVHKKKHAGDAPFQKKEHKCPFCSKLHASKKTLAKHVRRFHPDHIQEFLTKRKRKSEGWKCAICLKTFTRRPHLQEHMILHTQDRPFKCSFCDEYFKSRFARLKHQEKYHLGPFPCEICGRQFNDTGNRKRHIECTHGGKRKWTCFVCGKSVRERTTLREHLRIHSGEKPHLCSICGQSFRHGSSYRLHLRVHHDDKRYECDECGKAFIRHDHLTKHQKIHSGEKAHQCEECGKCFRRHDHLTVHYKSIHLGEKVWQKYKTAVHQCEVCKKEFKGKSSLEMHFRTHSGEKPHRCPECNQTFRIKKTLTKHMVIHSDARPFNCPHCSATFKRKDKLKYHVDHVHSTRLTEQPLGTLSEDKIVSIPFEEPSKAYRAEPKSGLQSTSPPTSVCVPVTLVPVQMAGGAQGDMNTHRASSLSSQTHSVVSMQAQGQQQNSGYQAATDLAFLEKYTLTPQPANIVHPVRPDQMLDPREQSYLGTLLGLDSASSVQNISNSDHTH